Sequence from the Aspergillus nidulans FGSC A4 chromosome III genome:
CGCCGTTTCTGGGGATGTCCCTGGAAATCTGGACCCTCCAAGAAAGAAGGACGAACTTTGGAATGCTTTCCGTGGTCTTGAAGCCGACTTCCAGAAGTATGTAGCTAGTATGCTTTTACTTTTTGCTTGCTAATGTCCCGCCAGATTTCAGTCCAAATCTACAGCATTGAAAGCGAATGTCATTCGCTCTTCGCTTCTACCCTTTCTGAATCGCGCTCATCCGCCACATTATATCAAAGCGCTGAGGCCCGAAGATCTGGATCGACGGGTCAACATTCTTAATAAATGGTGGACCGGGTTACTAGACATGCTAAACGGAAAGAATAATCAAGCCATCTCTGGTACAGACAGGCCGGTATATCTGGAAGCGGTAGTCGGCATAATGTCTCGACCCGAATGGAAAGTCCCGTTCCCGATGTCCTCCCCAGATGCACAGCTCCCTAAACCACTAAAGCCCTCAGGAGCGTCCATCTCAGAAACATCCGAAGCGTCTTCTGGTTCAGACTTCCTTGTAGAGTCTATTCATCACAACATCAGAAATATTTTCACGAATAATCTGTTGACCCAGATGGCGTTTGTGGTGGAGAGGATGTCAATGAGGCACGCCCCTGCTAGTTTGGTGGCTTTCTGCGGTAAAGCATGTGCTTATgcattcttcttttgcccCGGCGTGGCGGAAATGCTTGTCAGACTCTGGAATATACCAGCAAATATCTGTCGGAGGGTATACGCTGAGACTCAGGTTGACAAGAGCTCCGGTCTCCGTGCGATGACCCAAGAACTTGCGCTGAACTTCCCTCCAGGTCTGCGGTCTTTGTCGTTTCACACGCACACGGCCTTGGTGCGGTATCTGCGTCAGAAGCCCGAGGTACCATTAAATATAACTCAGATTCAGTGGCAGAGTCCCTGGGTAACCCGGTGGTGTGGCAGAGACACGGATCTCTTTTACGTTTTCGTCAAATACATCCATCTGCTGTACGCCGATGCCATTCCGTCTTATTTCGAGAAGAGCGCCCGCATTCTGTCACCCGGCTTGCTTCCAATACACGCTCAAATTCTTATCGTACTGGAGGACACCCTCTACAAGCAATCACAGAATCAAGCGCCAGAAAATCCCCATACCACCGCGGCTATCACTTTTGACGATTTCATTGAGGGTGCAGAGGGGTCGGCATCAGCCCTTCCCTTGGGGACCGCTAACAGTCATCGGTCCATGGCCGAAAATCGTTTGATTATACTACTTCGAGATTATCTTTCCGAATCGTCGCTTGAGCCAAATCATGCACGTTTATTCTACGCAGAGTCATTCTGCATGATTATGAAGATAACGGCCCAGCGGACGTCTCTCTTCGATCACAATGCGTGCTTCCTACTGTGCGATTTCGTCGAGGAGGCCATTCCCATAATTGCACGGTATTCAAGATCAATAGAAATGGACCTGTTCGACTGGAAGTTCTGGCTCGAAGCATGTCGTCAGATGATGCAAAGCCATAACTCACTTACCGAAGTTCGAGTattttcatttcttttctgcATCTGGAATACCTGGATCGCCTCTGAGGAACGCAAAGCGGCCCTTTGTCTTGGATTTTTACTTGATGAAACACTGTTCTACCATTACTTCAGTCATTGGAGCCCCATGGTCCGAGCTTACTTCCACCGCTTGCTTTGCTGGCGGCTTGGTAGGTTCAACGGGGACCCATCACCACTTGACTCGTAAGTACACCCATGCCTCACAGCTTGCGAAGTACTAATGATTTAGGATAATATATGAGACTCTGTCAAATCGCCTGCAGCGTCTCTGGGATTTTTATCTCGCAGTACAAACAAAAGCGCAAAGCGGTCTCGCAGCACCATTATCTTCTGCACCTTGTACCCCCGCACCAGGGCGCCGGATAATCATTATTCGCTGCGACAATCCAATGTCGCCTTCGAATCTCTTCATGTCCTTCGATCGTGTTCTGCCCGCGTCGGCCCCTAATCAGGCCACGAGCAGCATCTCTATGAAGGCAGATGATGTTTCTGAGGCTCAGAATCCCCCGAAAAAGCGATGGAACATATTGAAAGCCGTCTTTGGCGCCTCGCGTTCCAATGAAGAGCTGTCTCCCATTACCAGCTCAGATGAATCGGATACAACAGTGTCTGACTCCTCTGCCACTGGGGAGAAAGGTGCAGATGTCAGCTGGCGAGGCGGTAATAACCCTAGTGAATCGCAAAGACCAAAAACTCCACATCAACCATATACATTCAGATTCTCCCTGGAATGGATGGATCGGCCACAATGGCCTAGCAAGAATAAACGATTATATACTCCCTCCCTCCCTGTCGCTTCACAGTTACATCTACAACTTCGAAGGTCAACGCTCAAATCAGAAGATAGCGATACAACTTCGGATGACACAACCGACTCTGAAGCCGAAAAGGATGCTGAGAAGGATCCGCTTGCCCCAGGCGTGAAACAGAACGTGACTGATGCTGATGCGAAGATTAAGAAAGCCCCGAAGAACGATTTGACAGCCGCGGCTGATGATAAAATTGCGTCCAGCAAGTACGCAGGACGTGCTCTTGCAGAGTGGGCCCAGATCGTGTCTGAGTGTGACAGTTTCTTCTCCCGGAGGCGCGATGAGGGCGTGCCGAATGACCGGATGGTCGAAACACCTACGCTGGGCGTCGAGGGCTTCCGGAAGTGACCCACCTGGAAAATGTCTCGGGACCTGCTGCCGTCGATCCGGCTTTTATGCAGTTGACTAGCTAAAGCAGGGCCCTTTATCAGAACACTGGCCAGCAAACACTGGCACATTCCCTATCGCCTTAACTAATCTTCTTGTTGCTCACTGGTCCCTACTCCCTTTGTGCTCGGTACCCCGAGATTAATCTGAAAGCATGGAGCCACTTCTCATTATGCATCCAGGCTGACGAAACAAAGCATCACATGGATCCGCTATTAATAAATCCACAAAACCAATCTCCTTATATCTCACTCTTGC
This genomic interval carries:
- a CDS encoding uncharacterized protein (transcript_id=CADANIAT00005473) — its product is MSPPALEIATTHQDDQNSQLSRAASYNNLPDLAASEPGSPGLRRTFSDLTFQKQAESPSKEDVAAGKDILRRTSLRRSKDKSTVAVSRFTVSTEDLADAPPSEAQEPPPKVPETRAPSPVARPSKARSMSGRLVSFARKPWMSSSPNRSTSPSSKTARLRSLQGEDSAPQTSSPRSSGSLDLAAGPDSAMPTRKRTILSKRPRRPMVAVVTQSRAESPSTPSSPSPGSLLAKGSLERLTSSFNVSTPVLPPAAKTAAVSGDVPGNLDPPRKKDELWNAFRGLEADFQKFQSKSTALKANVIRSSLLPFLNRAHPPHYIKALRPEDLDRRVNILNKWWTGLLDMLNGKNNQAISGTDRPVYLEAVVGIMSRPEWKVPFPMSSPDAQLPKPLKPSGASISETSEASSGSDFLVESIHHNIRNIFTNNLLTQMAFVVERMSMRHAPASLVAFCGKACAYAFFFCPGVAEMLVRLWNIPANICRRVYAETQVDKSSGLRAMTQELALNFPPGLRSLSFHTHTALVRYLRQKPEVPLNITQIQWQSPWVTRWCGRDTDLFYVFVKYIHLLYADAIPSYFEKSARILSPGLLPIHAQILIVLEDTLYKQSQNQAPENPHTTAAITFDDFIEGAEGSASALPLGTANSHRSMAENRLIILLRDYLSESSLEPNHARLFYAESFCMIMKITAQRTSLFDHNACFLLCDFVEEAIPIIARYSRSIEMDLFDWKFWLEACRQMMQSHNSLTEVRVFSFLFCIWNTWIASEERKAALCLGFLLDETLFYHYFSHWSPMVRAYFHRLLCWRLGRFNGDPSPLDSIIYETLSNRLQRLWDFYLAVQTKAQSGLAAPLSSAPCTPAPGRRIIIIRCDNPMSPSNLFMSFDRVLPASAPNQATSSISMKADDVSEAQNPPKKRWNILKAVFGASRSNEELSPITSSDESDTTVSDSSATGEKGADVSWRGGNNPSESQRPKTPHQPYTFRFSLEWMDRPQWPSKNKRLYTPSLPVASQLHLQLRRSTLKSEDSDTTSDDTTDSEAEKDAEKDPLAPGVKQNVTDADAKIKKAPKNDLTAAADDKIASSKYAGRALAEWAQIVSECDSFFSRRRDEGVPNDRMVETPTLGVEGFRK